AGATCATCCCCACGCTGCTGATCCTTTCCATCATGATCTTCGCCTTGCAGCAGCTGATGCCGGGCGACCCCGCTTTGATCCTGGCCGGCGAGGAGCGGGGAGACCCCGAGGTGCTGGCCCAGATCCGCGCCGAGCTGATGCTCGACCAGCCGATCTGGCGGCAGTACCTGGCCTGGCTGGGCCGGGTGCTGGTGGGTGACTTCGGCTTCTCCTGGCGCATCCGCCTGCCGGTCGCCCAGCTGATCCTGGAGAAGCTGCCGGTGACGCTGCAACTGGGCGTCATGGCCTTCATCATCGCCGTGATCATCGGCGTGCCGCTGGGTGTCGTCTCGGCCGTGTGGCGGGACAAGCCCGCGGACTGGGCTGCCAATGGCGTGGCGCTGGCCGGTATCTCCACGCCGAATTTCTGGCTGGGGATCATGATGATCCTGCTTTTCAGCGTGAATCTCGGCTGGCTGCCGCCCTCGGGCTACGTGCCGCTGACGGAGGACTGGAAGCAGTCGCTGGCCACCACCATTATGCCGGCCATCGTGCTGGGCACCGGCGTCGCGGGGGTGCTGATGCGCCATACCCGCGCCGCCATGCTCTCCGCGCTCAGCCAGGACTATGTGCGTACCGCCCGCGCCAAGGGCGTGGCGCCGGTCTGGGTGATCCTGACCCATGCCCTCCGGAACGCGCTGATCCCGGTGGTGACGCTGGGCACCATCGAGCTGGGCCGCCTGCTGGCCGGCGCGGTGCTGACCGAGCAGATCTTCACGATCCCGGGCTTCGGGAAGCTCATCGTCGATGCGGTCTTCAATCG
This genomic window from Roseomonas marmotae contains:
- a CDS encoding ABC transporter permease produces the protein MARWLIRRLGQIIPTLLILSIMIFALQQLMPGDPALILAGEERGDPEVLAQIRAELMLDQPIWRQYLAWLGRVLVGDFGFSWRIRLPVAQLILEKLPVTLQLGVMAFIIAVIIGVPLGVVSAVWRDKPADWAANGVALAGISTPNFWLGIMMILLFSVNLGWLPPSGYVPLTEDWKQSLATTIMPAIVLGTGVAGVLMRHTRAAMLSALSQDYVRTARAKGVAPVWVILTHALRNALIPVVTLGTIELGRLLAGAVLTEQIFTIPGFGKLIVDAVFNRDYPVVQGVVLATALIFVLLSLLADLLYMAINPRLRAS